The Kribbella sp. NBC_00662 nucleotide sequence GTTCGGGCTGAGCGCGTCCTTCGGCGACGGCGCCAGGCCCTCGGAGAAGACGGTCTTGACGAAGTTCAGCGAGTCCTTGAAGCCCTGGCTGCCGACGACCCACTTCTTCTGGTCGTAGTTGTACAGGGTGTCCTTGGTGCCGTAGAGCAGCATCTCGAAGCCCTGCATGGCCGAGGCCTCACCCATCGGCTTGCCGGAGTACATGTTGAACGGGATCACGCCCGGCACCTTCTGCTTGATGGTGCGCGCCGCGCTGAGTACGTCGTCCCACGTCTTCGGCTGCCAGTCGGCCGGCAGACCGGCCTTCTTGAAGATTTCCTTGTTGTACCAAAGTGCCCGCGTGTCCGTGCCGTCCGGTACGCCGTAGGTCTTGCCGTCCTGGCCCCGTGCCGCACCCTTGGCCGTGTCCTCGAACTGGCTCCACTGGTCCCAGTTCTTGATGTAGTCGTCGAGCGGCCTCAGGTACCCCGCGGTGATGTCGGAGTTGATCAGGAAGGTGTCCTCGTAGACGATGTCCGGCGCCGTGTTCGGCGACCGCATCATCAACTGGATCTTGGTGTAGTAGTCGTTCTCGCTGGCAACGACCGGAACGATCTCGACCTGGGATCCCGGGTGCGCGGCTTCGTACTCGGTCTTGACGCCGGTGAGGAAGTTCTTCATCACCACGCCCGGACCCCACTGCTGGTACGCGATCTTGATGTGCGCCGGACCGGAGCTCTGCGAGCCTCCGGCCTCGGGCTGCTTGGTCGTCGAGCCTTGACTACAGGCCGAGACCCCCAGCAGCAGCGCGCCCGCGGCGGCCGCTGCCATGAAACGTTTCCTTGTCACCATCAGGTCCACCTTCGGGCAATCGTTGTCATGCCGGTACCACGGCCCAAACCCTGCGGGCTTTCTCGCGACCGTAGGAGTCCTGAACAGCCGAAGTCAATGCTTGACAGACAACGTTGTCGCAGCAGTAAGGCGGGAACGCGGTGACCGGGGTGTAACGATCCGGTCACCGCGCTGTCATACCTCTACTTTGTCAGGCTGCGACCGCCGACGCCTCGTGCCGAGCGTGTACGGCGCGTCCCCGGGTCCGCATCGCGCCGAGGCCGCACAGCACCAGTCCGAGGAGCAGCCAGCCCGCCAGTACGACGAGTGGTCTGCCGGCGCCGGCACCGTCGAAGAAGCTCACGGAACGTAGCGCCGTACCCGCGGCTCCCGGCGGCAGCAACTGCCCGAGAGTGCTCCAGCCGTCCGGCA carries:
- a CDS encoding extracellular solute-binding protein, which translates into the protein MAAAAAGALLLGVSACSQGSTTKQPEAGGSQSSGPAHIKIAYQQWGPGVVMKNFLTGVKTEYEAAHPGSQVEIVPVVASENDYYTKIQLMMRSPNTAPDIVYEDTFLINSDITAGYLRPLDDYIKNWDQWSQFEDTAKGAARGQDGKTYGVPDGTDTRALWYNKEIFKKAGLPADWQPKTWDDVLSAARTIKQKVPGVIPFNMYSGKPMGEASAMQGFEMLLYGTKDTLYNYDQKKWVVGSQGFKDSLNFVKTVFSEGLAPSPKDALSPNMGSKVGTELLPQQKLAIDLDGSWIYGNWLKSGAKPWPQWSTVLGQTAMPTQDGGGKGKVSLSGGWTWAIPAKSKNPDAAWDFIKTLQTQKNAAKYATDGAQIAVRKDVAADAAYKSSSASTQFFTDLVSVTVYRPALPEYPKVSNEIITAMEAVMTGQSQPDAAAKNYDQAVEGIVGGKDSTTTQSTGQ